A section of the Oncorhynchus tshawytscha isolate Ot180627B linkage group LG09, Otsh_v2.0, whole genome shotgun sequence genome encodes:
- the LOC112258014 gene encoding heterogeneous nuclear ribonucleoprotein L-like isoform X1, producing MAAAAGRYYNEGGRATKRQKTEDGMTTEGYDDPHKTLPSPVVHIRGLVDGIMEADLVEALQEFGTISYVVMMPKKRQALVEYEDMNGSCNAVTYAAENQVYIAGHPAFINYSTSQKISRPGDPDDSRSVNNVLLLTIMNPIYPITSDVLYTVCNNCGPVQRIVIFRKNGVQAMVEFDAVQSAQRAKASLNGADIYSGCCTLKIEYAKPTRLNVFKNDQDTWDYTNPNPSGHDADAEGNWNNSQDPNANPNKRARPPALLGDHPPEYGGPTGAYHGYHDESGYGPPPPHYEGGRRMGPLMGGRGRGRGGSYGGPGYGHGPPPPGDYTAHADSPVVMVYGLEPAKINADKVFNVFCLYGNVERVKFMKSKPGAAMVEMGDCYAVDRAISHLNNNFLFGQKLNVCVSKQQAIMPGQSYELEDGSSSFKDFHGSRNNRFTSPEQAAKNRIQHPSNVLHFFNGQPDISVEVFNGVCEELGVKNPSSIKLFTGKSGATGERSSSGLLEWESINDSMEALAMMNHYQMKNPSKYSDCDNNTTANDTNGGPYPYTLKLCFSTAQHAN from the exons ATGGCTGCTGCAGCAGGTCGCTATTACAACGAGGGTGGCAGAGCAACGAAAAGACAGAAAACCGAAGACGGGATGACGACG GAGGGCTATGATGACCCCCATAAAACACTCCCTTCCCCAGTGGTCCACATCAGGGGCCTTGTTGATGGCATCATGGAGGCagatctagtggaagccctgcAGGAGTTTGGGACCATAAG TTATGTGGTCATGATGCCCAAGAAGCGCCAGGCCCTGGTGGAGTACGAGGACATGAATGGATCCTGCAATGCTGTGACCTATGCAGCCGAGAACCAGGTCTACATTGCCGGGCACCCCGCCTTCATCAACTACTCCACCAGCCAGAAGATCTCCCGGCCCGGAGACCCAGACGACTCGCGCAGCGTCAATAACGTGCTGCTGCTCACCATCATGAACCCCATCTACCCCATCACCTCG GATGTACTGTACACAGTCTGTAACAACTGTGGGCCCGTCCAAAGGATTGTCATCTTCAGGAAGAATGGCGTTCAGGCCATGGTGGA ATTTGATGCTGTACAAAGTGCCCAGAGGGCGAAAGCCTCTCTAAATGGGGCAGACATCTACTCGGGCTGCTGCACACTGAAGATTGAGTATGCCAAG CCAACCCGCCTCAACGTGTTCAAAAATGACCAGGACACCTGGGACTACACAAACCCCAACCCGAGTGGCCACG ATGCTGACGCTGAAGGCAATTGGAACAATTCACAAG ATCCCAATGCCAACCCCAACAAGCGTGCGAGGCCGCCAGCTTTACTAGGAGACCACCCTCCAGAGTATG GCGGGCCGACTGGTGCTTATCACGGCTACCATGATGAAAGTGGCTATGGGCCCCCTCCTCCTCATTATGAGGGCGGGCGCCGCATGGGGCCTCTGATGGGAGGGCGTGGCCGCGGACGTGGTGGAAGCTACGGGGGACCTGGGTACGGACATGGCCCACCTCCCCCCGGTGACTACACCGCCCACGCTGACTCCCCTGTTGTCATGGTGTACGGCCTGGAGCCCGCGAAGATCAACGCCGACAAGGTCTTCAACGTCTTCTGTCTCTACGGCAATGTGGAGCGG GTGAAGTTCATGAAGAGTAAGCCGGGGGCAGCCATGGTGGAGATGGGCGACTGCTACGCTGTGGACCGTGCCATCAGCCACCTCAACAACAACTTCCTGTTTGGACAGAAGCTCAACGTCTG TGTGTCCAAGCAGCAGGCCATCATGCCTGGTCAGTCCTACGAACTGGAAGACGGCTCCAGCAGCTTCAAGGACTTCCATGGCTCCCGCAACAACCGCTTTACCTCCCCGGAGCAGGCGGCAAAGAACCGCATCCAGCATCCCAGCAACGTCCTGCACTTCTTCAACGGGCAGCCCGACATCTCCGTGGAGGTCTTCAATGGG GTCTGTGAGGAACTTGGTGTGAAGAACCCATCCAGCATCAAACTCTTCACTGGAAAGA GTGGCGCGACAGGTGAGAGGAGCTCATCCGGGCTGCTGGAGTGGGAGTCTATAAACGATTCCATGGAGGCTCTGGCCATGATGAACCACTACCAGATGAAGAACCCCAGTAAGTACTCCGACTGCGATAACAACACCACCGCTAATGATACCAACG GTGGTCCGTACCCTTACACACTGAAGCTGTGTTTCTCAACTGCGCAGCATGCCAACTAG
- the LOC112258014 gene encoding heterogeneous nuclear ribonucleoprotein L-like isoform X2, whose amino-acid sequence MAAAAGRYYNEGGRATKRQKTEDGMTTEGYDDPHKTLPSPVVHIRGLVDGIMEADLVEALQEFGTISYVVMMPKKRQALVEYEDMNGSCNAVTYAAENQVYIAGHPAFINYSTSQKISRPGDPDDSRSVNNVLLLTIMNPIYPITSDVLYTVCNNCGPVQRIVIFRKNGVQAMVEFDAVQSAQRAKASLNGADIYSGCCTLKIEYAKPTRLNVFKNDQDTWDYTNPNPSGHDADAEGNWNNSQDPNANPNKRARPPALLGDHPPEYGGPTGAYHGYHDESGYGPPPPHYEGGRRMGPLMGGRGRGRGGSYGGPGYGHGPPPPGDYTAHADSPVVMVYGLEPAKINADKVFNVFCLYGNVERVKFMKSKPGAAMVEMGDCYAVDRAISHLNNNFLFGQKLNVCVSKQQAIMPGQSYELEDGSSSFKDFHGSRNNRFTSPEQAAKNRIQHPSNVLHFFNGQPDISVEVFNGVCEELGVKNPSSIKLFTGKSERSSSGLLEWESINDSMEALAMMNHYQMKNPSKYSDCDNNTTANDTNGGPYPYTLKLCFSTAQHAN is encoded by the exons ATGGCTGCTGCAGCAGGTCGCTATTACAACGAGGGTGGCAGAGCAACGAAAAGACAGAAAACCGAAGACGGGATGACGACG GAGGGCTATGATGACCCCCATAAAACACTCCCTTCCCCAGTGGTCCACATCAGGGGCCTTGTTGATGGCATCATGGAGGCagatctagtggaagccctgcAGGAGTTTGGGACCATAAG TTATGTGGTCATGATGCCCAAGAAGCGCCAGGCCCTGGTGGAGTACGAGGACATGAATGGATCCTGCAATGCTGTGACCTATGCAGCCGAGAACCAGGTCTACATTGCCGGGCACCCCGCCTTCATCAACTACTCCACCAGCCAGAAGATCTCCCGGCCCGGAGACCCAGACGACTCGCGCAGCGTCAATAACGTGCTGCTGCTCACCATCATGAACCCCATCTACCCCATCACCTCG GATGTACTGTACACAGTCTGTAACAACTGTGGGCCCGTCCAAAGGATTGTCATCTTCAGGAAGAATGGCGTTCAGGCCATGGTGGA ATTTGATGCTGTACAAAGTGCCCAGAGGGCGAAAGCCTCTCTAAATGGGGCAGACATCTACTCGGGCTGCTGCACACTGAAGATTGAGTATGCCAAG CCAACCCGCCTCAACGTGTTCAAAAATGACCAGGACACCTGGGACTACACAAACCCCAACCCGAGTGGCCACG ATGCTGACGCTGAAGGCAATTGGAACAATTCACAAG ATCCCAATGCCAACCCCAACAAGCGTGCGAGGCCGCCAGCTTTACTAGGAGACCACCCTCCAGAGTATG GCGGGCCGACTGGTGCTTATCACGGCTACCATGATGAAAGTGGCTATGGGCCCCCTCCTCCTCATTATGAGGGCGGGCGCCGCATGGGGCCTCTGATGGGAGGGCGTGGCCGCGGACGTGGTGGAAGCTACGGGGGACCTGGGTACGGACATGGCCCACCTCCCCCCGGTGACTACACCGCCCACGCTGACTCCCCTGTTGTCATGGTGTACGGCCTGGAGCCCGCGAAGATCAACGCCGACAAGGTCTTCAACGTCTTCTGTCTCTACGGCAATGTGGAGCGG GTGAAGTTCATGAAGAGTAAGCCGGGGGCAGCCATGGTGGAGATGGGCGACTGCTACGCTGTGGACCGTGCCATCAGCCACCTCAACAACAACTTCCTGTTTGGACAGAAGCTCAACGTCTG TGTGTCCAAGCAGCAGGCCATCATGCCTGGTCAGTCCTACGAACTGGAAGACGGCTCCAGCAGCTTCAAGGACTTCCATGGCTCCCGCAACAACCGCTTTACCTCCCCGGAGCAGGCGGCAAAGAACCGCATCCAGCATCCCAGCAACGTCCTGCACTTCTTCAACGGGCAGCCCGACATCTCCGTGGAGGTCTTCAATGGG GTCTGTGAGGAACTTGGTGTGAAGAACCCATCCAGCATCAAACTCTTCACTGGAAAGA GTGAGAGGAGCTCATCCGGGCTGCTGGAGTGGGAGTCTATAAACGATTCCATGGAGGCTCTGGCCATGATGAACCACTACCAGATGAAGAACCCCAGTAAGTACTCCGACTGCGATAACAACACCACCGCTAATGATACCAACG GTGGTCCGTACCCTTACACACTGAAGCTGTGTTTCTCAACTGCGCAGCATGCCAACTAG
- the LOC112258014 gene encoding heterogeneous nuclear ribonucleoprotein L-like isoform X4 — protein sequence MAAAAGRYYNEGGRATKRQKTEDGMTTEGYDDPHKTLPSPVVHIRGLVDGIMEADLVEALQEFGTISYVVMMPKKRQALVEYEDMNGSCNAVTYAAENQVYIAGHPAFINYSTSQKISRPGDPDDSRSVNNVLLLTIMNPIYPITSDVLYTVCNNCGPVQRIVIFRKNGVQAMVEFDAVQSAQRAKASLNGADIYSGCCTLKIEYAKPTRLNVFKNDQDTWDYTNPNPSGHDADAEGNWNNSQDPNANPNKRARPPALLGDHPPEYGGPTGAYHGYHDESGYGPPPPHYEGGRRMGPLMGGRGRGRGGSYGGPGYGHGPPPPGDYTAHADSPVVMVYGLEPAKINADKVFNVFCLYGNVERVKFMKSKPGAAMVEMGDCYAVDRAISHLNNNFLFGQKLNVCVSKQQAIMPGQSYELEDGSSSFKDFHGSRNNRFTSPEQAAKNRIQHPSNVLHFFNGQPDISVEVFNGVCEELGVKNPSSIKLFTGKSERSSSGLLEWESINDSMEALAMMNHYQMKNPSGPYPYTLKLCFSTAQHAN from the exons ATGGCTGCTGCAGCAGGTCGCTATTACAACGAGGGTGGCAGAGCAACGAAAAGACAGAAAACCGAAGACGGGATGACGACG GAGGGCTATGATGACCCCCATAAAACACTCCCTTCCCCAGTGGTCCACATCAGGGGCCTTGTTGATGGCATCATGGAGGCagatctagtggaagccctgcAGGAGTTTGGGACCATAAG TTATGTGGTCATGATGCCCAAGAAGCGCCAGGCCCTGGTGGAGTACGAGGACATGAATGGATCCTGCAATGCTGTGACCTATGCAGCCGAGAACCAGGTCTACATTGCCGGGCACCCCGCCTTCATCAACTACTCCACCAGCCAGAAGATCTCCCGGCCCGGAGACCCAGACGACTCGCGCAGCGTCAATAACGTGCTGCTGCTCACCATCATGAACCCCATCTACCCCATCACCTCG GATGTACTGTACACAGTCTGTAACAACTGTGGGCCCGTCCAAAGGATTGTCATCTTCAGGAAGAATGGCGTTCAGGCCATGGTGGA ATTTGATGCTGTACAAAGTGCCCAGAGGGCGAAAGCCTCTCTAAATGGGGCAGACATCTACTCGGGCTGCTGCACACTGAAGATTGAGTATGCCAAG CCAACCCGCCTCAACGTGTTCAAAAATGACCAGGACACCTGGGACTACACAAACCCCAACCCGAGTGGCCACG ATGCTGACGCTGAAGGCAATTGGAACAATTCACAAG ATCCCAATGCCAACCCCAACAAGCGTGCGAGGCCGCCAGCTTTACTAGGAGACCACCCTCCAGAGTATG GCGGGCCGACTGGTGCTTATCACGGCTACCATGATGAAAGTGGCTATGGGCCCCCTCCTCCTCATTATGAGGGCGGGCGCCGCATGGGGCCTCTGATGGGAGGGCGTGGCCGCGGACGTGGTGGAAGCTACGGGGGACCTGGGTACGGACATGGCCCACCTCCCCCCGGTGACTACACCGCCCACGCTGACTCCCCTGTTGTCATGGTGTACGGCCTGGAGCCCGCGAAGATCAACGCCGACAAGGTCTTCAACGTCTTCTGTCTCTACGGCAATGTGGAGCGG GTGAAGTTCATGAAGAGTAAGCCGGGGGCAGCCATGGTGGAGATGGGCGACTGCTACGCTGTGGACCGTGCCATCAGCCACCTCAACAACAACTTCCTGTTTGGACAGAAGCTCAACGTCTG TGTGTCCAAGCAGCAGGCCATCATGCCTGGTCAGTCCTACGAACTGGAAGACGGCTCCAGCAGCTTCAAGGACTTCCATGGCTCCCGCAACAACCGCTTTACCTCCCCGGAGCAGGCGGCAAAGAACCGCATCCAGCATCCCAGCAACGTCCTGCACTTCTTCAACGGGCAGCCCGACATCTCCGTGGAGGTCTTCAATGGG GTCTGTGAGGAACTTGGTGTGAAGAACCCATCCAGCATCAAACTCTTCACTGGAAAGA GTGAGAGGAGCTCATCCGGGCTGCTGGAGTGGGAGTCTATAAACGATTCCATGGAGGCTCTGGCCATGATGAACCACTACCAGATGAAGAACCCCA GTGGTCCGTACCCTTACACACTGAAGCTGTGTTTCTCAACTGCGCAGCATGCCAACTAG
- the LOC112258014 gene encoding heterogeneous nuclear ribonucleoprotein L-like isoform X3, with the protein MAAAAGRYYNEGGRATKRQKTEDGMTTEGYDDPHKTLPSPVVHIRGLVDGIMEADLVEALQEFGTISYVVMMPKKRQALVEYEDMNGSCNAVTYAAENQVYIAGHPAFINYSTSQKISRPGDPDDSRSVNNVLLLTIMNPIYPITSDVLYTVCNNCGPVQRIVIFRKNGVQAMVEFDAVQSAQRAKASLNGADIYSGCCTLKIEYAKPTRLNVFKNDQDTWDYTNPNPSGHDADAEGNWNNSQDPNANPNKRARPPALLGDHPPEYGGPTGAYHGYHDESGYGPPPPHYEGGRRMGPLMGGRGRGRGGSYGGPGYGHGPPPPGDYTAHADSPVVMVYGLEPAKINADKVFNVFCLYGNVERVKFMKSKPGAAMVEMGDCYAVDRAISHLNNNFLFGQKLNVCVSKQQAIMPGQSYELEDGSSSFKDFHGSRNNRFTSPEQAAKNRIQHPSNVLHFFNGQPDISVEVFNGVCEELGVKNPSSIKLFTGKSGATGERSSSGLLEWESINDSMEALAMMNHYQMKNPSGPYPYTLKLCFSTAQHAN; encoded by the exons ATGGCTGCTGCAGCAGGTCGCTATTACAACGAGGGTGGCAGAGCAACGAAAAGACAGAAAACCGAAGACGGGATGACGACG GAGGGCTATGATGACCCCCATAAAACACTCCCTTCCCCAGTGGTCCACATCAGGGGCCTTGTTGATGGCATCATGGAGGCagatctagtggaagccctgcAGGAGTTTGGGACCATAAG TTATGTGGTCATGATGCCCAAGAAGCGCCAGGCCCTGGTGGAGTACGAGGACATGAATGGATCCTGCAATGCTGTGACCTATGCAGCCGAGAACCAGGTCTACATTGCCGGGCACCCCGCCTTCATCAACTACTCCACCAGCCAGAAGATCTCCCGGCCCGGAGACCCAGACGACTCGCGCAGCGTCAATAACGTGCTGCTGCTCACCATCATGAACCCCATCTACCCCATCACCTCG GATGTACTGTACACAGTCTGTAACAACTGTGGGCCCGTCCAAAGGATTGTCATCTTCAGGAAGAATGGCGTTCAGGCCATGGTGGA ATTTGATGCTGTACAAAGTGCCCAGAGGGCGAAAGCCTCTCTAAATGGGGCAGACATCTACTCGGGCTGCTGCACACTGAAGATTGAGTATGCCAAG CCAACCCGCCTCAACGTGTTCAAAAATGACCAGGACACCTGGGACTACACAAACCCCAACCCGAGTGGCCACG ATGCTGACGCTGAAGGCAATTGGAACAATTCACAAG ATCCCAATGCCAACCCCAACAAGCGTGCGAGGCCGCCAGCTTTACTAGGAGACCACCCTCCAGAGTATG GCGGGCCGACTGGTGCTTATCACGGCTACCATGATGAAAGTGGCTATGGGCCCCCTCCTCCTCATTATGAGGGCGGGCGCCGCATGGGGCCTCTGATGGGAGGGCGTGGCCGCGGACGTGGTGGAAGCTACGGGGGACCTGGGTACGGACATGGCCCACCTCCCCCCGGTGACTACACCGCCCACGCTGACTCCCCTGTTGTCATGGTGTACGGCCTGGAGCCCGCGAAGATCAACGCCGACAAGGTCTTCAACGTCTTCTGTCTCTACGGCAATGTGGAGCGG GTGAAGTTCATGAAGAGTAAGCCGGGGGCAGCCATGGTGGAGATGGGCGACTGCTACGCTGTGGACCGTGCCATCAGCCACCTCAACAACAACTTCCTGTTTGGACAGAAGCTCAACGTCTG TGTGTCCAAGCAGCAGGCCATCATGCCTGGTCAGTCCTACGAACTGGAAGACGGCTCCAGCAGCTTCAAGGACTTCCATGGCTCCCGCAACAACCGCTTTACCTCCCCGGAGCAGGCGGCAAAGAACCGCATCCAGCATCCCAGCAACGTCCTGCACTTCTTCAACGGGCAGCCCGACATCTCCGTGGAGGTCTTCAATGGG GTCTGTGAGGAACTTGGTGTGAAGAACCCATCCAGCATCAAACTCTTCACTGGAAAGA GTGGCGCGACAGGTGAGAGGAGCTCATCCGGGCTGCTGGAGTGGGAGTCTATAAACGATTCCATGGAGGCTCTGGCCATGATGAACCACTACCAGATGAAGAACCCCA GTGGTCCGTACCCTTACACACTGAAGCTGTGTTTCTCAACTGCGCAGCATGCCAACTAG